One segment of Bacteroides caecimuris DNA contains the following:
- a CDS encoding ISAs1 family transposase: MDKIAKDFLINDELARHMASMSEAIDTIDPREKNKVTYSGKLIMLVTLSGIFCDCQSWNDIADFARYKKDFLRRFIPDLETTPSHDTLRRFFCIIKTEKLESCYREWARNMRGDSPSIEDCDWSKVQINEGNDLYTNRHIAIDGKTIRGAINADKLVQESADKTTKEQASVAKLHLVSAFLSDMSLSLGQERVSIKENEIVAIPKLLDDIDIRQGDVVTIDALGTQKKIVEKIVEKQADYLLEVKDNHLKLRQNIENDAEYLLISGRKNDFIKKAEETTEGHGFMVTRTCISCSEPSRLGFCYRDWKNLRTYGIIKTEKINIATGEIQNEKHCFISSLVNNPKLILKYKRKHWAVENGLHWQLDVTFNEDDGRKMMNSAQNFSTLTKMALTILKNYQDEDKKTSVNRKRKKAGWSDEYLTNLIDTFIKAF; the protein is encoded by the coding sequence ATGGATAAGATTGCAAAAGATTTTTTAATAAATGACGAATTGGCGCGTCATATGGCCAGTATGTCTGAAGCTATTGATACAATCGACCCACGTGAAAAGAATAAAGTCACTTATTCGGGCAAATTGATAATGCTTGTCACTTTATCAGGTATTTTTTGTGATTGTCAGAGTTGGAATGATATAGCAGACTTCGCCCGTTATAAGAAAGATTTTCTTAGAAGATTCATACCGGACTTAGAAACTACCCCGTCACATGATACATTACGCCGATTTTTTTGTATCATAAAAACGGAAAAATTAGAGAGTTGTTACAGAGAATGGGCCCGTAATATGAGGGGGGATTCACCATCCATAGAAGATTGTGACTGGTCGAAAGTTCAAATTAATGAGGGAAATGATCTTTATACGAATAGACATATAGCTATTGACGGAAAAACGATCCGTGGTGCCATCAATGCTGATAAACTGGTACAAGAGTCAGCGGATAAAACAACAAAGGAGCAGGCATCAGTAGCCAAACTTCATCTTGTCAGTGCCTTTCTTTCTGATATGAGTCTGTCATTAGGGCAGGAACGGGTCTCAATAAAAGAGAATGAAATAGTAGCAATACCCAAATTACTGGACGACATTGATATACGACAAGGAGATGTAGTTACCATCGATGCACTTGGTACTCAAAAGAAAATTGTTGAAAAAATAGTAGAGAAACAAGCCGATTATCTTTTAGAGGTGAAAGATAATCATCTAAAACTAAGGCAAAATATCGAAAACGATGCGGAGTACTTGCTAATTTCCGGAAGAAAAAATGATTTTATCAAAAAAGCTGAAGAAACCACAGAAGGTCATGGATTTATGGTGACAAGAACCTGTATATCCTGCTCTGAACCCAGTAGATTAGGGTTCTGTTATCGCGATTGGAAGAATCTTAGGACTTATGGAATAATAAAGACCGAAAAAATAAATATAGCCACAGGAGAAATACAAAATGAGAAACATTGTTTCATCTCTTCATTAGTGAACAATCCAAAACTTATTCTTAAATATAAAAGAAAGCATTGGGCGGTAGAAAATGGATTGCATTGGCAATTGGATGTTACATTTAATGAAGATGATGGAAGAAAAATGATGAATTCGGCACAAAACTTTTCCACTTTAACGAAAATGGCATTGACCATTTTGAAGAATTATCAGGATGAAGACAAGAAGACTTCGGTCAATAGGAAAAGGAAGAAGGCAGGATGGAGTGATGAGTACTTAACTAATTTGATAGATACCTTTATTAAAGCCTTTTAA
- a CDS encoding DUF5074 domain-containing protein → MKKHLVLAIVALGLFFTACDEEESLNSSVWIGSESESNVIAQLDTLYLDARVENLPGVVNFVWTVDGKEVSTASTYKFSQPKTGEYVIGLAVSDDKGENLQTTMTAKVEGRFGKGAFILNEGNMGNETGTLTFVDSKGIAVDSAYYRVNQTLLGNVCQDLFISDNKMYILSQNGAKNGGEGLLTIANATSLEKEKVYDNTTLSWPSNLAVVGETLYIRDNNGVYMLDTSTEVLTFVEGTKGALKKRMAVVGDKTFVMGNKRLFVIQDGAVIHTVPFESALSGVAKAYDGNLWVSCTKPASIIKVSPVDYKIIDSHTLNVSIGAGWGVAPAFSAKDDIIYFSNAGFKLYRHIFSQNKTEEVADIKEFVEDAGIYYNSLGVDPVSGEVYFATLKGYADYKTNDIAILDFNKTPALQFDIKNKNSFPAGVFFTENFK, encoded by the coding sequence ATGAAAAAGCATTTGGTATTGGCAATTGTTGCCTTGGGGCTGTTTTTTACAGCATGTGATGAGGAGGAAAGTCTGAACTCATCTGTATGGATAGGGAGTGAATCGGAAAGTAATGTGATTGCTCAGTTAGATACATTGTATCTGGATGCTCGGGTTGAAAATCTGCCTGGAGTGGTGAATTTTGTATGGACAGTAGACGGAAAGGAAGTTTCAACCGCTTCAACATATAAATTTTCGCAGCCTAAGACTGGAGAATATGTTATAGGGCTGGCGGTGTCGGATGATAAGGGAGAAAACCTTCAAACGACTATGACAGCCAAGGTGGAAGGTCGGTTTGGCAAAGGCGCCTTTATCTTGAATGAAGGAAATATGGGGAATGAAACCGGAACCTTGACCTTTGTGGATTCAAAAGGCATAGCGGTAGATAGTGCATATTATCGGGTAAATCAAACTTTACTTGGTAATGTCTGCCAAGATCTGTTTATCAGTGATAATAAGATGTATATACTTTCTCAAAATGGAGCCAAAAATGGTGGTGAAGGGCTGCTGACTATTGCGAATGCTACTAGTCTGGAGAAAGAAAAGGTTTATGATAATACTACTTTGTCCTGGCCGTCCAATTTGGCTGTAGTCGGAGAGACTCTTTATATTCGTGATAATAATGGAGTCTATATGCTGGATACTTCCACCGAAGTTCTGACTTTTGTTGAGGGGACGAAAGGTGCTTTGAAAAAACGTATGGCTGTGGTTGGAGACAAAACATTTGTGATGGGCAATAAGCGACTTTTTGTTATTCAAGACGGGGCTGTTATACATACTGTTCCTTTTGAAAGTGCTTTATCCGGTGTTGCTAAAGCGTATGATGGGAATTTGTGGGTTTCATGTACAAAGCCTGCGAGTATTATAAAAGTCAGTCCGGTTGATTATAAGATTATTGATTCTCATACTTTGAATGTCAGTATTGGTGCCGGGTGGGGAGTTGCCCCTGCGTTTTCTGCTAAAGATGATATTATTTATTTCAGTAATGCCGGCTTTAAACTATACCGACATATTTTTTCTCAGAATAAGACGGAAGAAGTTGCTGATATAAAAGAGTTCGTGGAGGATGCAGGGATCTATTATAACAGTTTGGGCGTTGATCCGGTGAGCGGGGAAGTTTATTTTGCCACTCTGAAAGGATATGCGGATTATAAAACCAATGATATTGCTATTTTGGATTTCAATAAAACACCGGCTTTACAGTTTGATATAAAAAATAAGAATAGTTTCCCTGCGGGCGTTTTCTTTACGGAGAATTTTAAGTGA
- the mutA gene encoding methylmalonyl-CoA mutase small subunit, with protein sequence MADKKEKLFSDFSPVSTEQWMEKVTADLKGADFEKKLVWKTNEGFKVKPFYRMEDLEGLKTTDALPGEFPYLRGTKKDNNEWLVRQEIRVECPKDANAKALDILNKGVDSLSFHVKAKELNAEYLETLLNDIQAECVELNFSTCQGHVVELANLLVAYFQKKDYDVKKLKGSINYDFFNKMLTRGKEKGDMVQTAKALIEAIQPLPFYRVLNVNALSLNNAGAYISQELGYALAWGNEYMSQLTDAGVPAAIVAKKIKFNFGISSNYFLEIAKFRAARLLWANIVASYNPECLRDCDNKGANGECRCAAKMAVHAETSTFNLTLFDAHVNLLRTQTEAMSAALGGVDSMTVTPFDKTYETPDEFSERLARNQQLLLKEESHFDKVIDPAAGSYYIENLTVSIAQQAWNLFLSVEEAGGFYAALKAGTVQAAVNESNKARHKAVAQRREVLLGTNQFPNFNEKSDGKQPVEAKCCCGGKDHTCEKDVDTLVFDRAASEFEALRLETEASGKRPKAFMLTIGNLAMRQARAQYSCNFLACAGYEVVDNLGFETVEAGVEAAVAAKADIVVICSSDDEYAEYAIPAFKALDGRAMFIVAGAPACMDELKAAGIENFIHVRVNVLDTLKEFNAKLLKK encoded by the coding sequence ATGGCAGACAAAAAAGAAAAACTCTTCTCAGACTTTTCTCCTGTCTCCACCGAACAATGGATGGAGAAGGTTACAGCCGACTTGAAAGGTGCTGATTTTGAGAAGAAGCTCGTTTGGAAGACAAACGAAGGGTTCAAAGTGAAACCTTTCTACCGGATGGAAGATTTGGAAGGTTTAAAAACTACTGATGCGCTTCCCGGAGAATTCCCGTATCTGAGAGGAACTAAAAAAGATAACAATGAGTGGCTGGTTCGCCAGGAAATCAGAGTGGAATGCCCCAAAGACGCCAATGCGAAAGCACTGGATATCCTGAACAAAGGTGTAGATTCACTTTCTTTCCATGTAAAGGCAAAAGAACTCAATGCGGAATATCTTGAGACTCTGTTGAATGATATTCAGGCTGAGTGTGTTGAACTGAACTTCTCTACATGTCAGGGACACGTTGTAGAACTGGCTAATCTGCTGGTAGCTTATTTTCAGAAGAAGGATTATGATGTGAAGAAGTTGAAAGGCTCCATCAACTATGATTTCTTCAACAAGATGCTGACCCGCGGCAAGGAAAAGGGGGATATGGTACAGACTGCCAAAGCACTGATTGAAGCTATCCAACCGCTTCCTTTCTACCGCGTGCTGAATGTGAACGCATTATCGCTGAACAATGCCGGAGCTTATATTTCTCAGGAATTAGGTTATGCATTGGCTTGGGGTAATGAATACATGAGCCAACTGACCGATGCCGGTGTTCCTGCTGCCATAGTGGCCAAGAAAATCAAATTCAATTTTGGTATCAGTTCCAACTATTTCCTTGAAATAGCTAAATTCCGTGCCGCACGTCTATTGTGGGCGAATATCGTTGCTTCTTACAATCCTGAATGCCTGCGCGACTGTGATAACAAAGGTGCTAACGGCGAATGTCGTTGCGCGGCAAAAATGGCGGTTCATGCCGAAACTTCGACTTTCAATCTTACTTTGTTTGATGCACACGTAAACCTGCTCCGTACACAAACTGAAGCGATGAGTGCCGCATTGGGCGGTGTGGATTCAATGACTGTCACTCCGTTCGACAAGACATACGAGACTCCGGATGAATTCTCCGAACGTCTGGCACGCAACCAACAATTGCTGTTGAAGGAAGAGTCTCATTTTGATAAAGTAATCGACCCGGCTGCCGGCTCTTATTATATTGAAAACCTTACGGTATCTATCGCCCAGCAAGCATGGAACCTGTTCTTGTCGGTCGAAGAAGCCGGAGGTTTCTATGCAGCATTGAAAGCCGGAACAGTTCAGGCTGCTGTCAACGAAAGCAACAAAGCGCGCCACAAAGCGGTTGCTCAACGCCGTGAAGTATTGTTGGGTACCAACCAGTTCCCCAACTTCAATGAGAAATCCGACGGCAAACAACCGGTCGAAGCAAAATGCTGCTGCGGAGGAAAAGACCATACGTGCGAAAAAGATGTGGATACATTGGTATTCGACCGTGCTGCGAGTGAGTTTGAAGCATTGCGTCTCGAAACGGAAGCGTCCGGCAAACGTCCGAAAGCATTCATGCTGACTATCGGCAATTTGGCTATGCGGCAGGCACGTGCGCAATATTCCTGCAACTTCCTGGCGTGTGCCGGTTATGAAGTGGTTGATAACCTCGGATTTGAAACGGTGGAAGCCGGTGTGGAAGCGGCTGTGGCTGCCAAAGCCGACATTGTTGTAATCTGTTCGAGCGATGATGAATATGCGGAATATGCAATTCCTGCCTTCAAGGCTTTGGATGGTCGCGCCATGTTTATCGTTGCCGGTGCTCCTGCTTGTATGGACGAATTGAAAGCAGCAGGTATCGAAAACTTCATCCATGTCCGTGTCAACGTACTGGATACCTTGAAAGAGTTTAACGCTAAGTTGTTGAAGAAGTAA
- a CDS encoding YncE family protein, translating into MIVNNILSRALLGILTGCCLLACRDELPVLPSDEIDVGKGALGSVSIKGMYLLNEGNMGSNKCTLDFYDSTTGKYHRNIYAERNPSVVKELGDVGNDLQIYGDKLYAVINCSNFIEVMDVETAQHLGQINVINCRYITFNDGKAYVSSYAGPVGIDPNARPGKVVEVDTTSLAVTREVVVGYQPEEMVIKDGKLYVANSGGYRFPDYDRTVSVIDLKTFQVIKTIDVAINLHRMKLDRYGRIYVSSRGDYYGTGSDVFIIDTQTDRVTGNLGVAASEMCLSGDSIYMTSVEWSYVTESNTITYALYDVKQNKIVSRNFITDGTETEITIPYGIAVNPETKEIFVTDAKSYVVPGYLYCFSPEGKKRWKVRAGDIPAHFAFTTKTFQ; encoded by the coding sequence ATGATTGTGAATAATATTCTTTCGCGTGCCTTGCTTGGTATATTAACAGGTTGTTGTTTGCTGGCTTGTCGGGACGAGCTTCCGGTTCTACCTTCTGACGAAATAGACGTTGGCAAGGGAGCTTTAGGGAGCGTCAGCATTAAAGGAATGTATCTTCTCAATGAAGGAAATATGGGAAGTAATAAGTGTACACTTGATTTTTATGACAGTACTACCGGTAAGTATCATCGTAATATTTATGCCGAGCGAAATCCGTCCGTAGTGAAAGAACTGGGGGATGTTGGAAATGATTTGCAGATTTATGGAGATAAGCTGTATGCTGTAATCAATTGCTCGAATTTTATAGAGGTGATGGATGTGGAAACGGCACAGCATCTGGGGCAAATAAATGTGATAAATTGCCGGTATATCACTTTTAATGACGGAAAGGCTTATGTAAGTTCTTATGCAGGTCCTGTCGGAATAGATCCCAATGCGCGTCCGGGAAAAGTGGTTGAGGTGGATACGACAAGTTTGGCTGTAACCCGTGAAGTGGTAGTCGGCTATCAACCGGAAGAAATGGTAATAAAGGACGGGAAACTTTATGTTGCCAATTCCGGCGGTTATCGTTTCCCGGATTATGACCGGACGGTATCGGTGATTGACTTGAAGACCTTTCAAGTTATTAAAACAATTGATGTAGCTATAAATCTTCACCGTATGAAGTTGGATAGATACGGACGTATATATGTGAGTTCGAGAGGAGATTATTATGGAACGGGATCGGATGTTTTTATTATAGATACTCAGACAGATCGTGTGACAGGAAATTTGGGAGTTGCTGCCAGTGAAATGTGCTTGAGTGGAGATTCGATTTATATGACAAGTGTAGAATGGAGCTATGTGACGGAAAGTAATACTATTACTTACGCTCTCTATGACGTGAAACAAAATAAAATAGTATCCCGCAATTTTATTACTGATGGGACTGAAACTGAAATAACAATTCCGTATGGAATAGCTGTAAATCCCGAGACCAAAGAAATATTTGTAACGGATGCGAAAAGTTATGTTGTACCCGGGTATCTTTACTGTTTCAGTCCTGAAGGAAAGAAAAGATGGAAAGTCAGGGCGGGGGATATACCGGCTCATTTTGCTTTTACAACGAAAACATTTCAATAA
- a CDS encoding AAA family ATPase yields MSGNYVINIGRQLGSGGKEIGEKLAARLGIDFYDKELINLASEESGLCKEFFEKADEKASQGIIGGLFGMRFPFISEGAMPCTNCLSNDALFKVQSDVIRRLAAEKSCVFVGRCADYILREHPRCANIFISASKEDRIERVCRIHQVNEEAAEEIIEKADKRRSEYYNYYSYKTWGAAATYHLCVDSSSLGVEETVQFVEEFVVKRLKLRV; encoded by the coding sequence ATGAGCGGTAATTATGTAATTAACATCGGTCGACAATTGGGTAGCGGCGGCAAGGAAATCGGAGAGAAGTTGGCAGCTCGTTTGGGAATCGACTTCTACGATAAGGAACTGATTAATCTGGCTTCCGAGGAAAGCGGCCTGTGTAAGGAATTCTTTGAAAAAGCGGATGAGAAAGCTTCGCAAGGTATAATTGGCGGATTGTTCGGCATGCGTTTCCCTTTTATCAGTGAAGGAGCTATGCCATGCACTAATTGTTTGAGCAATGATGCTCTGTTTAAAGTGCAGAGTGATGTCATCCGTCGTTTGGCGGCAGAGAAGTCCTGTGTGTTTGTAGGGCGTTGCGCAGATTATATCTTGCGCGAGCATCCCCGTTGCGCGAATATCTTTATTTCGGCTTCGAAGGAAGACCGTATTGAAAGGGTTTGCCGGATTCATCAGGTGAATGAAGAGGCTGCGGAAGAGATTATCGAAAAAGCAGACAAGAGACGTTCGGAATACTATAATTATTATAGCTATAAGACTTGGGGGGCAGCAGCTACTTACCATCTGTGCGTGGATTCCTCTTCTTTGGGTGTGGAAGAAACCGTGCAGTTTGTGGAAGAGTTTGTGGTGAAGAGATTGAAGTTGAGAGTATAA
- the scpA gene encoding methylmalonyl-CoA mutase, whose product MRKDFKNIDIYAAFQPVNGAEWQKANGISADWKTPEHIEVKPVYTKEDLEGMEHLGYAAGLPPYLRGPYSVMYTLRPWTIRQYAGFSTAEESNAFYRRNLASGQKGLSVAFDLATHRGYDPDHERVVGDVGKAGVSICSLENMKVLFDGIPLNKMSVSMTMNGAVLPVMAFYINAGLEQGAKLEEMAGTIQNDILKEFMVRNTYIYPPAFSMKIISDIFEYTSQKMPKFNSISISGYHMQEAGATADIELAYTLADGLEYLRAGTAAGIDIDAFAPRLSFFWAIGTNHFMEIAKMRAARMLWAKIVKQFNPKNPKSLALRTHSQTSGWSLTEQDPFNNVGRTCIEAMAAALGHTQSLHTNALDEAIALPTDFSARIARNTQIYIQEETYICKNVDPWGGSYYVESLTNELAHKAWEHIQEIEKLGGMAKAIETGIPKMRIEEAAARTQARIDSGQQTIVGVNKYRLEKEAPIDILEIDNTAVRLEQIENLKRLKEGRNQAEVDKALAAITECVKTGKGNLLELAVEAARVRATLGEISYACEQEVGRYKAIIRTISGVYSSESKNDSDFKRACELAEKFAKEEGRQPRIMIAKMGQDGHDRGAKVVATGYADCGFDVDMGPLFQTPAEAAREAVENDVHVVGVSSLAAGHKTLVPQIIEELKKLGREDIVVIAGGVIPAQDYDFLYKAGVAAIFGPGTPVAKAACQILEILMGEE is encoded by the coding sequence ATGAGAAAAGATTTTAAAAACATCGATATATATGCCGCATTTCAGCCTGTCAACGGTGCTGAATGGCAAAAGGCTAACGGTATCTCTGCCGACTGGAAGACGCCGGAACACATTGAGGTGAAGCCTGTTTATACAAAAGAAGACCTCGAAGGGATGGAACATCTCGGCTATGCAGCCGGACTTCCTCCGTATCTGCGTGGTCCGTATTCAGTAATGTACACCCTTCGTCCCTGGACTATCCGTCAGTATGCCGGATTCTCTACTGCCGAAGAATCAAATGCTTTCTATCGCCGTAACCTGGCTTCCGGTCAGAAAGGTCTGTCGGTAGCATTCGACTTGGCTACCCACCGCGGTTACGACCCCGACCACGAGCGTGTAGTGGGCGACGTAGGTAAAGCAGGTGTATCTATCTGTTCATTGGAAAATATGAAAGTTTTGTTCGATGGTATTCCTTTGAATAAGATGTCTGTATCCATGACGATGAATGGTGCTGTACTTCCGGTTATGGCATTCTATATCAATGCCGGTTTGGAACAGGGTGCTAAACTCGAAGAAATGGCAGGTACAATCCAAAACGATATTTTGAAGGAATTCATGGTGCGTAACACCTATATTTATCCGCCTGCATTCTCTATGAAGATTATTTCTGATATCTTCGAATATACTTCACAGAAGATGCCGAAGTTCAACTCTATTTCTATCTCCGGTTATCACATGCAGGAAGCTGGTGCTACTGCAGATATCGAGTTGGCTTATACATTGGCCGACGGTTTGGAATATCTTCGCGCCGGAACTGCCGCAGGCATCGACATTGATGCGTTTGCTCCGCGTCTGTCTTTCTTTTGGGCAATCGGTACAAACCACTTTATGGAAATTGCCAAGATGCGTGCCGCACGTATGTTGTGGGCGAAGATTGTGAAACAGTTCAATCCGAAGAACCCGAAATCACTGGCATTGCGTACTCACTCGCAGACTTCCGGTTGGTCACTGACCGAACAAGACCCGTTCAACAACGTAGGACGTACCTGTATTGAGGCTATGGCTGCCGCTTTGGGACATACTCAGTCTCTGCATACCAATGCATTGGATGAGGCTATCGCTCTTCCGACAGATTTCTCCGCACGTATCGCACGTAACACACAGATTTATATTCAGGAAGAAACTTACATCTGCAAGAACGTTGACCCATGGGGCGGCTCTTATTATGTAGAGTCTTTGACGAACGAACTGGCACACAAGGCTTGGGAACATATTCAGGAAATCGAAAAACTGGGTGGTATGGCGAAAGCTATCGAAACAGGTATTCCTAAAATGCGTATCGAAGAAGCTGCTGCACGTACACAGGCTCGTATCGACAGCGGTCAGCAGACTATTGTGGGTGTGAACAAGTATCGTTTGGAAAAAGAAGCTCCGATTGATATTCTTGAAATTGATAATACTGCCGTTCGCCTCGAACAGATTGAGAACCTGAAACGTTTGAAAGAAGGACGTAATCAGGCTGAAGTGGACAAGGCATTGGCTGCGATTACCGAATGTGTAAAGACCGGCAAAGGTAACTTGCTCGAACTGGCAGTCGAGGCAGCCCGCGTTCGTGCTACATTAGGTGAAATCTCTTATGCTTGCGAACAGGAAGTGGGACGTTATAAAGCAATAATCAGAACTATATCAGGCGTGTATTCATCAGAAAGTAAAAACGATAGCGACTTCAAGCGAGCTTGCGAACTCGCCGAGAAGTTTGCAAAGGAAGAGGGACGTCAACCTCGTATCATGATTGCCAAAATGGGACAGGACGGTCACGACCGTGGCGCCAAAGTAGTAGCAACCGGCTATGCAGACTGTGGTTTCGACGTGGACATGGGACCGTTGTTCCAGACTCCTGCGGAAGCAGCTCGCGAAGCGGTAGAAAACGACGTTCACGTAGTAGGTGTTTCTTCACTGGCTGCCGGACACAAGACACTGGTTCCGCAGATTATCGAAGAGTTGAAGAAGTTAGGACGTGAAGATATCGTAGTAATCGCTGGTGGTGTTATCCCTGCGCAGGATTATGACTTCCTGTATAAGGCAGGTGTAGCTGCTATTTTCGGTCCGGGTACTCCGGTAGCGAAAGCCGCTTGCCAGATTTTGGAAATTCTGATGGGAGAAGAATAA
- a CDS encoding putative transporter, translating into MDWLQSLLWDPSSVAHIVFLYAFVVAMGVYLGKIKIFGVSLGVTFVLFAGILMGHFGFTADTHILHFIREFGLILFVFCIGLQVGPSFFSSFKKGGMTLNLLAVGIVVLNIAVALGLYFLWDGRIELPMMVGILYGAVTNTPGLGAANEALNQLSYNGPQIALGYACAYPLGVVGIIGSIIAIRYIFRVNMAKEEESLKAQSGDVHLMPHMLSLEVRNESINGKTLIEVKDFLGRQFVCSRIRHEGHVSIPDHNTIFNVGDQLYIVCSEDDAAAITVFIGKEVNIDWEKQDLPMVSRRILVTKPEINGKTLGSMHFRSMYGVNITRVNRSGMDLFADPHLVLQVGDRVMVVGQEDAVERVARALGNQLKRLDTPNIITIFVGIFLGILLGSLPIAFPGMPTPLKLGLAGGPLVVAILIGRFGHKFHLVTYTTMSANLMLREIGIVLFLASVGIDAGANFVHTVVEGDGLLYVGCGFLITVIPLLIIGAVARLYYKVNYFTLMGLIAGSNTDPPALAYSNQVTSSDAPAVGYSTVYPLSMFLRILTGQMILLAMM; encoded by the coding sequence ATGGATTGGTTACAAAGTTTATTATGGGACCCCAGTTCCGTGGCACATATCGTGTTCCTCTACGCATTCGTAGTGGCGATGGGTGTATATCTTGGTAAGATAAAGATATTCGGAGTATCGTTGGGCGTCACTTTTGTTTTGTTTGCCGGCATCCTGATGGGACACTTCGGCTTCACTGCCGATACACACATCCTACATTTCATCCGTGAGTTCGGATTGATTTTGTTCGTATTCTGTATCGGTCTTCAGGTGGGGCCGTCTTTCTTCTCTTCTTTCAAAAAGGGAGGAATGACATTAAACCTGTTGGCTGTAGGCATCGTAGTGTTGAACATAGCTGTTGCATTGGGACTTTATTTCCTTTGGGACGGTCGTATTGAATTGCCGATGATGGTGGGTATCCTCTATGGAGCTGTAACAAACACTCCGGGTCTCGGTGCTGCCAACGAAGCGTTGAACCAGTTGAGCTACAACGGTCCGCAGATAGCGTTGGGATATGCCTGTGCTTATCCGCTCGGTGTGGTAGGCATTATTGGCTCTATCATCGCTATCCGCTATATCTTCCGTGTCAACATGGCAAAAGAGGAAGAGAGTCTGAAGGCACAAAGCGGAGATGTCCATCTGATGCCACATATGCTGAGTCTGGAGGTGCGTAACGAGTCTATCAACGGAAAAACTCTGATTGAAGTAAAAGACTTCCTTGGACGTCAGTTTGTATGTTCGCGTATCCGTCATGAGGGACATGTCAGTATCCCCGACCATAACACGATCTTCAATGTGGGCGATCAGTTGTATATCGTTTGCTCAGAAGATGATGCTGCCGCTATCACTGTTTTCATCGGTAAAGAAGTGAATATCGATTGGGAGAAACAAGACTTGCCGATGGTATCACGCCGTATACTGGTGACCAAGCCGGAAATAAACGGAAAGACGCTCGGTTCGATGCATTTCCGTAGTATGTATGGTGTGAATATCACACGTGTCAACCGTTCCGGTATGGATCTGTTTGCCGACCCGCATCTGGTATTGCAAGTGGGCGACCGCGTGATGGTAGTAGGACAAGAAGACGCCGTAGAACGTGTAGCAAGGGCACTGGGAAACCAGTTGAAACGCCTAGACACACCGAACATCATTACTATCTTCGTCGGTATCTTCTTGGGAATCCTGCTCGGTAGCCTACCTATCGCTTTCCCAGGTATGCCTACTCCTTTGAAACTTGGTTTGGCAGGCGGACCGCTGGTAGTAGCTATTCTTATCGGCCGTTTCGGACATAAGTTCCACTTGGTGACTTATACGACAATGAGTGCCAACCTGATGCTTCGCGAAATCGGTATCGTGCTCTTCCTTGCGAGTGTGGGTATAGATGCCGGAGCCAACTTCGTACATACAGTGGTTGAAGGTGACGGTTTGCTTTACGTAGGTTGCGGTTTCCTAATCACAGTTATCCCGTTGCTTATCATCGGTGCGGTTGCGAGATTATATTATAAAGTGAACTACTTCACACTGATGGGATTGATAGCCGGTAGCAACACCGACCCACCCGCATTGGCTTATTCCAACCAGGTAACTTCAAGCGACGCTCCCGCAGTAGGATATTCTACTGTTTATCCATTATCCATGTTCCTCCGTATTCTGACGGGACAGATGATATTATTGGCGATGATGTAA